The following are from one region of the Sandaracinus amylolyticus genome:
- a CDS encoding TlpA family protein disulfide reductase yields the protein MSMAVLVGSRTHRREISRLSLVLALGATITAASMAAVPASTPVLGASSALARVGGRPPPFTLPAATGGPSRGEFRMADHLGQHPVVILFWATWCVPCQQELPFYQSLYERYRERGLRVVGISMDDARTVMRAGPAARRLGVTFDVVTDLDTRITTQINPRRSAPFSIWVDRDGRIVWEREGFAPAEQQAISEGVARLVQ from the coding sequence ATGTCGATGGCAGTGCTTGTTGGTTCGCGGACTCACCGCCGCGAAATCTCGCGACTCTCGCTCGTGCTCGCGCTCGGCGCGACGATCACCGCCGCGTCGATGGCCGCGGTCCCGGCCAGCACGCCCGTCCTCGGCGCGTCGAGCGCGCTCGCGCGCGTGGGTGGCCGACCCCCGCCGTTCACGCTCCCTGCGGCGACCGGTGGCCCGTCGCGCGGTGAGTTCCGCATGGCCGATCACCTCGGGCAGCACCCCGTCGTGATCCTCTTCTGGGCGACGTGGTGCGTGCCCTGCCAGCAGGAGCTGCCCTTCTACCAGTCGCTCTACGAGCGCTATCGCGAGCGCGGGCTGCGCGTCGTCGGCATCAGCATGGACGACGCGCGCACCGTGATGCGCGCGGGCCCCGCCGCACGCCGGCTCGGCGTGACCTTCGACGTCGTCACCGACCTCGACACCCGCATCACCACGCAGATCAACCCGCGCCGCAGCGCGCCGTTCAGCATCTGGGTGGATCGCGACGGGCGCATCGTGTGGGAGCGCGAAGGCTTCGCGCCCGCCGAGCAGCAGGCGATCAGCGAGGGCGTCGCGCGTCTCGTGCAGTGA
- a CDS encoding ChaN family lipoprotein, translating into MIARALFAASAALVIAACGGAPAATERTTPRSSPSTPIVDVRTGARMTLEELAIALDVARVVYVGERHDAAADHEAQRAVIAALLARGGSLAIGMEMFQRPFQAPLDAYVARSIDEAEMLRATEWQERWNMDFALYRPILELARDAGAPVVALNARRELTRTIARQGDAALTPELRAELPAEMVTDDAAHRAMIMEAFGEHPGMEPAVLERFYLAQLVWDETMAERVASTLASEGAPARMVVLAGRVHVQGGLGIPQRAARRGAEPYRVVMPLLEEELEGAAELCDYAFVVAE; encoded by the coding sequence TTGATCGCGCGTGCTCTCTTCGCGGCGTCGGCCGCGCTCGTGATCGCGGCGTGCGGGGGCGCGCCGGCGGCGACCGAGCGCACGACGCCGCGCTCGTCTCCGTCGACGCCGATCGTCGACGTGCGCACCGGCGCGCGGATGACGCTCGAGGAGCTCGCGATCGCGCTCGACGTCGCGCGCGTCGTCTACGTCGGCGAGCGACACGATGCGGCGGCCGATCACGAGGCCCAGCGCGCGGTGATCGCGGCGTTGCTCGCGCGCGGTGGCTCGCTCGCGATCGGGATGGAGATGTTCCAGCGTCCGTTCCAGGCGCCGCTCGACGCGTACGTCGCGCGCTCGATCGACGAGGCCGAGATGCTCCGCGCGACCGAGTGGCAGGAGCGCTGGAACATGGACTTCGCGCTCTATCGTCCGATCCTCGAGCTCGCGCGGGATGCGGGCGCGCCGGTGGTCGCGCTCAACGCGCGTCGCGAGCTGACGCGCACCATCGCGCGCCAGGGCGATGCCGCGCTCACGCCCGAGCTGCGCGCCGAGCTCCCCGCGGAGATGGTCACCGACGACGCGGCCCATCGCGCGATGATCATGGAGGCGTTCGGCGAGCACCCTGGCATGGAGCCGGCGGTGCTCGAGCGCTTCTATCTCGCGCAGCTCGTGTGGGACGAGACGATGGCCGAGCGCGTCGCGTCGACGCTCGCGAGCGAAGGCGCCCCGGCGCGCATGGTGGTGCTCGCGGGGCGCGTGCACGTGCAGGGCGGGCTCGGCATCCCGCAGCGTGCAGCGCGTCGGGGCGCGGAGCCGTACCGCGTGGTGATGCCGCTGCTCGAGGAAGAGCTCGAGGGCGCGGCCGAGCTCTGCGACTACGCGTTCGTCGTCGCCGAGTGA